A region of Streptomyces sp. R44 DNA encodes the following proteins:
- the aroH gene encoding chorismate mutase produces the protein MAVRAVRGAVQLERDEAGHMREQVEELLTAVLERNGLTTDDLISIWFTATPDLHSDFPAAAARRIGIVDVPLICAQELDIEGAMPRVVRLLAHVETELPKSRIAHVYLGAAAALRKDIAQ, from the coding sequence GTGGCGGTACGAGCGGTCCGAGGAGCCGTCCAGCTGGAGCGGGACGAGGCCGGACACATGCGCGAGCAGGTCGAGGAGCTGCTCACCGCCGTCCTCGAACGCAACGGGCTCACCACCGACGACCTCATCAGCATCTGGTTCACGGCCACGCCCGATCTGCACAGCGACTTCCCCGCCGCCGCGGCCCGGCGCATCGGGATCGTCGACGTGCCCCTGATCTGCGCACAGGAACTCGACATCGAGGGTGCGATGCCCAGGGTCGTCCGGCTCCTCGCCCACGTCGAGACCGAACTGCCCAAGTCCCGGATCGCGCACGTCTACCTCGGCGCCGCGGCCGCCCTGCGCAAGGACATCGCCCAGTGA
- a CDS encoding YidB family protein: MAGNDLGSLLGSLLGGSSSGGGQGGGNILGSLLGALMGGQAGSGANGSNPLGGLLDMLTRSGLTDQTQSWVGTGENQAVSGAQIAEALPDDTLQKVAADAGVSPQEAADEIARSLPQAVDKLTPSGSLPQGASLEEIIRQQQL; the protein is encoded by the coding sequence ATGGCGGGCAACGACCTCGGCAGTCTTCTCGGGAGTCTCCTCGGCGGCAGCAGCAGCGGAGGCGGGCAGGGCGGCGGCAACATCCTCGGCTCCCTCCTGGGAGCCCTCATGGGCGGCCAGGCCGGCAGCGGCGCCAACGGCTCGAACCCGCTCGGCGGGCTGCTGGACATGCTCACCAGGTCCGGCCTCACGGACCAGACGCAGTCCTGGGTCGGCACCGGCGAGAACCAGGCCGTCAGCGGCGCCCAGATCGCCGAGGCCCTCCCGGACGACACCCTGCAGAAGGTCGCGGCTGATGCCGGCGTCAGCCCGCAGGAGGCCGCCGACGAGATCGCCCGGTCCCTGCCGCAGGCCGTCGACAAGCTGACCCCGAGCGGCTCGCTGCCCCAGGGCGCCTCCCTGGAGGAGATCATCCGCCAGCAGCAGCTCTGA
- a CDS encoding Rieske (2Fe-2S) protein encodes MTTSSTTRRTVLFAAAALTTGCGSDGGGDEGAQTSAPATSEPAPTGTAAPSGPAPLARTSEIPVGGGTVFAERKVVVTQPAAGEFKAFSAICTHQGCTVNKVADGTIDCPCHGSKYRIADGSVAAGPAPRPLPAEQIIVSGETITLA; translated from the coding sequence ATGACTACGAGCTCAACGACCCGCCGTACCGTCCTGTTCGCCGCGGCGGCCCTGACGACGGGCTGCGGCTCCGACGGCGGGGGCGACGAGGGTGCGCAGACGAGCGCGCCGGCCACCAGCGAACCGGCCCCGACCGGCACAGCCGCCCCGAGCGGCCCCGCACCCCTGGCCAGGACCTCCGAGATCCCGGTCGGCGGCGGCACCGTCTTCGCCGAGCGGAAGGTGGTCGTGACGCAGCCGGCGGCGGGCGAGTTCAAGGCGTTCTCGGCGATCTGCACCCATCAGGGCTGCACGGTGAACAAGGTCGCGGACGGCACGATCGACTGCCCCTGCCACGGCTCCAAGTACCGCATCGCCGACGGGTCGGTGGCGGCGGGACCGGCTCCCCGTCCCCTCCCGGCCGAGCAGATTATTGTCTCGGGGGAAACGATCACCCTGGCGTAA
- a CDS encoding nucleotidyltransferase domain-containing protein, which produces MTPDELVREHTIYSCVMGSRAFGLATEDSDTDVRGVYLAPTPLFWHFDKPPAHVEGPGEDQFSWELERFCELALRNNPNVLECLHSPVVEHVDDRGRELLSLRGAFLSRRAHQTFVRYAAGQRRKLDADVRQYGHPRWKHAMHLLRLLTSCRDLLRTGELRIDVGEARDRLLAVKRGEVPWQEVESWMNRLQEEADRAHDTTPLPAAPDEPRIQDFLTRARRASALNEL; this is translated from the coding sequence ATGACTCCGGACGAGCTGGTGCGCGAGCACACGATCTACTCCTGCGTGATGGGCTCGCGCGCCTTCGGTCTGGCGACCGAGGACAGCGACACGGACGTACGGGGCGTCTATCTCGCCCCGACGCCGCTCTTCTGGCACTTCGACAAGCCCCCGGCACATGTGGAGGGCCCGGGCGAGGACCAGTTCAGCTGGGAGCTGGAACGCTTCTGCGAGCTCGCCCTGCGCAACAACCCGAACGTCCTGGAGTGCCTCCACTCCCCCGTCGTCGAGCACGTCGACGACCGGGGCCGCGAGCTCCTCTCGCTGCGCGGGGCCTTCCTGTCCCGCCGGGCCCACCAGACCTTCGTGCGGTACGCGGCCGGCCAGCGCCGCAAGCTCGACGCCGACGTCCGTCAGTACGGGCATCCGCGCTGGAAGCACGCCATGCACCTGCTGCGGCTCCTCACCAGCTGCCGCGACCTGCTGCGCACGGGCGAGCTCCGCATCGACGTCGGCGAGGCCCGCGACCGCCTCCTCGCGGTCAAGCGCGGCGAGGTGCCCTGGCAGGAGGTCGAGTCCTGGATGAACCGCCTCCAGGAGGAGGCGGACCGGGCCCACGACACGACCCCGCTCCCGGCCGCCCCGGACGAACCCCGGATCCAGGACTTCCTGACCCGCGCCCGCCGCGCCTCGGCCCTGAACGAGCTCTGA
- a CDS encoding ADP-ribosylglycohydrolase family protein: MNLGRHATKQAATGSLIGLALGDALGFPTEFNDVPSILAKVGPWRQMALPVRNGTAYVTDDTQMTLAFARGIRTAMDRGVLAPERLAGPVRDEFVTWYHSPENNRAPGNTCLRACALLDGDRLWQDASQIHSKGCGANMRVAPIGLVPGLSEEQRAGAAQLQSGLTHGHPTALAASDLTARAVYLLAQGVDPAGLVGQLRSYAYENRSRYHEHWLGDLWTRSQDPSALHFVQRGWDECLAVLERLDAVQRTADPELDPCEYTGDGWIAEEALATGLLCFLLFPDEPLTALRRAACTRGDSDSIAALAGAFAGAHLGADAWPKEWEERVEYHSDLLTFGALWDA, from the coding sequence ATGAACCTCGGACGCCACGCGACGAAGCAGGCCGCGACGGGCTCCCTGATCGGGCTGGCGCTCGGCGACGCGCTGGGATTCCCGACCGAGTTCAACGACGTGCCGTCGATCCTCGCCAAGGTCGGACCCTGGCGGCAGATGGCCCTGCCCGTCAGGAACGGGACGGCGTACGTCACCGACGACACCCAGATGACCCTCGCCTTCGCCCGCGGCATCCGCACCGCCATGGACCGGGGGGTGCTCGCCCCGGAACGGCTCGCCGGGCCCGTCCGGGACGAGTTCGTCACCTGGTACCACTCTCCGGAGAACAACCGGGCCCCCGGCAACACCTGCCTGCGCGCCTGCGCGCTCCTCGACGGCGACCGGCTCTGGCAGGACGCCAGCCAGATCCACTCCAAGGGCTGCGGCGCCAACATGCGGGTCGCGCCCATCGGGCTCGTCCCCGGGCTCAGCGAGGAGCAGCGGGCCGGTGCCGCGCAGCTCCAGTCGGGCCTGACCCACGGTCACCCCACCGCGCTCGCCGCCTCCGACCTCACCGCCCGCGCCGTGTACCTGCTCGCGCAGGGCGTGGACCCGGCCGGGCTCGTCGGACAGCTCCGCTCGTACGCGTACGAGAACCGCTCCCGCTACCACGAGCACTGGCTCGGCGACCTGTGGACCCGCTCCCAGGACCCCAGCGCCCTCCACTTCGTCCAGCGGGGCTGGGACGAGTGCCTGGCCGTCCTGGAGCGCCTCGACGCCGTCCAGCGCACCGCCGACCCCGAGCTCGATCCCTGTGAGTACACCGGTGACGGCTGGATCGCCGAGGAAGCCCTCGCGACCGGTCTGCTCTGCTTCCTGCTCTTCCCCGACGAGCCCCTCACCGCGCTCCGTCGCGCCGCCTGCACCCGCGGCGACTCCGACTCGATCGCCGCCCTCGCGGGCGCCTTCGCCGGCGCCCACCTCGGCGCGGACGCCTGGCCGAAGGAGTGGGAGGAGCGCGTCGAGTACCACAGCGACCTGCTCACCTTCGGCGCGCTCTGGGACGCGTAG
- a CDS encoding NUDIX domain-containing protein — translation MTAHRAPEGYDPYAFVPFAVTVDLAVLTIREERLHVLLVERGQEPYAGSWALPGGFVLPRESAERAARRELAEETGLSETTVAGLHLEQLRTYTEPDRDPRMRVVSVAFTALVPDPPEPRGGGDAAQARWIPYGTHGGLAFDHDRILADAHERVGAKLEYTCLATAFCPAEFTLGELRQVYETVWGVELDRPNFRRKVLTTPGFVQAVEGPPRLTGGRGKPAALYRAGGATTLHPPLLRPEGRTA, via the coding sequence ATGACCGCCCACCGGGCCCCCGAGGGCTACGACCCGTACGCCTTCGTGCCGTTCGCCGTCACCGTCGACCTCGCCGTCCTCACGATCCGCGAGGAACGCCTCCACGTCCTGCTCGTCGAGCGCGGCCAGGAGCCGTACGCCGGGTCCTGGGCCCTGCCCGGCGGATTCGTGCTGCCCCGCGAGTCGGCCGAGCGGGCCGCCCGCCGCGAACTCGCCGAGGAGACCGGACTCTCCGAGACCACCGTCGCCGGCCTCCACCTCGAACAGCTCCGCACCTACACCGAACCGGACCGCGACCCGAGGATGCGAGTGGTCTCCGTCGCCTTCACCGCGCTCGTACCCGACCCCCCGGAACCGCGCGGCGGCGGCGACGCGGCCCAGGCCCGCTGGATCCCGTACGGGACGCACGGCGGGCTCGCCTTCGACCACGACCGGATCCTCGCCGACGCCCACGAACGGGTCGGCGCCAAGCTGGAGTACACCTGCCTCGCGACCGCCTTCTGCCCGGCCGAGTTCACCCTCGGCGAGCTGCGGCAGGTCTACGAGACGGTCTGGGGCGTCGAACTCGACCGCCCCAACTTCCGGCGCAAGGTCCTCACCACGCCCGGCTTCGTGCAGGCCGTGGAAGGGCCGCCGCGCCTCACCGGCGGACGGGGGAAACCGGCCGCTCTCTACCGGGCAGGCGGGGCCACCACCCTCCACCCGCCCCTCCTGCGACCAGAAGGACGAACCGCATGA
- a CDS encoding AAA family ATPase: MRRYGHGLVPGSFHPPHAGHHHLVRTARDRCERLTVLVHGSTTDTLPLEDRVAWMREIHPDVLVVGGEEYAGPERVDAVFTSEPHADDLGRRLGAETVHVDRVHPFSDTAVREDPAAFWDFLEPPVRSALTRRVVVLGAESTGTTTMAHALADHYRRRGGVWARTRCVPEYASAFGALEPTPRSSDFPVIAQRQAELEEEAARDGSPVLFCDTDAFAATIWHERYTGTTSPATGEIAAHGRQHLWLLTDHRGVASEYAEGTVPPYGEQLRPWMTARFLTQLARTGRRTAVLTGPHEERLAAAVAAVDALLAEGPHLTDTPSERR; this comes from the coding sequence ATGAGGCGCTACGGCCACGGCCTCGTCCCCGGCAGCTTCCATCCGCCGCACGCCGGCCACCACCACCTCGTCCGCACCGCGCGCGACCGCTGCGAGCGCCTCACCGTGCTCGTCCACGGCTCCACCACGGACACGCTCCCGCTGGAGGACCGGGTCGCCTGGATGCGCGAGATCCACCCCGACGTGCTCGTCGTCGGCGGCGAGGAGTACGCCGGCCCCGAGCGGGTCGACGCCGTCTTCACCTCGGAGCCGCACGCGGACGACCTCGGTCGCCGCCTCGGCGCCGAGACCGTCCACGTCGACCGGGTACACCCCTTCTCCGACACCGCCGTCCGCGAGGACCCCGCCGCCTTCTGGGACTTCCTGGAGCCGCCGGTACGGTCCGCGCTCACCCGGCGGGTCGTCGTCCTCGGCGCCGAGTCCACCGGCACCACGACCATGGCCCACGCCCTCGCCGACCACTACCGGCGGCGCGGCGGCGTCTGGGCCCGCACGCGCTGCGTACCGGAGTACGCGAGCGCGTTCGGCGCGCTCGAACCGACCCCGCGCTCCTCCGACTTCCCCGTCATCGCCCAGCGCCAGGCCGAACTGGAGGAGGAGGCCGCCCGGGACGGCTCACCCGTCCTCTTCTGCGACACCGACGCCTTCGCCGCCACCATCTGGCACGAGCGGTACACGGGCACCACCAGCCCCGCCACCGGCGAGATCGCCGCCCACGGCCGACAGCACCTCTGGCTGCTCACCGACCACCGGGGCGTCGCATCCGAGTACGCCGAGGGCACGGTTCCGCCCTACGGGGAGCAGCTGCGGCCCTGGATGACCGCGCGCTTCCTCACCCAGCTCGCGCGCACCGGCCGCCGTACGGCCGTCCTGACCGGCCCCCACGAGGAGCGGCTCGCGGCCGCCGTCGCCGCCGTCGACGCACTGCTCGCCGAGGGCCCGCACCTCACCGACACCCCCTCGGAGCGCCGATGA
- a CDS encoding pseudouridine synthase: MRSSSGRNSSGNNGGSRGGNSGGRGGSGGGRGNSGGGGGRGNYRGAGNGRDDRQGQGGGRPGQGGGRPGQGGGGRPGQGGGRPTGSSPRKARPEERTYDERYSSSDAPKRGRGDAARGGAKGGPRQSPQRGGGRTAPARSREYDARTEERNRERYAGKPEIKLPKTFPGAEQEGERLQKVLARAGMGSRRACEELIEQARVEVNGEIVVEQGMRVDPEKDEIKVDGLTVATQSHLFFALNKPSGVVSTMEDPDGRQCLGDYVTNRETRLFHVGRLDTETEGIILLTNHGELAHRLTHPKYGVKKTYLAAITGPLPREVGRRLKDGIQLEDGYARADHFRVVEQTGKNYLVEVTLHEGRKHIVRRMLAEAGFPVEKLVRTAFGPIALGDQKSGWLRRLTNTEVGMLMKEVGM, translated from the coding sequence ATGCGAAGCAGCAGCGGCAGGAACAGCAGCGGAAACAACGGCGGGAGCCGTGGTGGCAACAGCGGCGGCCGCGGCGGCAGCGGCGGCGGCCGCGGCAACAGCGGCGGTGGCGGCGGGCGCGGGAACTACCGCGGCGCCGGCAACGGCCGCGACGACCGCCAGGGCCAGGGCGGCGGACGTCCCGGCCAGGGCGGCGGGCGTCCCGGGCAGGGCGGCGGAGGCCGTCCGGGTCAGGGCGGCGGCCGGCCGACCGGCTCCAGCCCGCGCAAGGCGCGCCCGGAGGAGCGCACCTACGACGAGCGCTACAGCTCCTCGGACGCCCCGAAGCGCGGGCGTGGCGACGCCGCGCGCGGTGGCGCCAAGGGCGGCCCCCGGCAGTCCCCGCAGCGCGGCGGCGGCCGCACGGCGCCGGCCCGCTCCCGCGAGTACGACGCCCGTACGGAGGAGCGCAACCGGGAGCGGTACGCCGGCAAGCCCGAGATCAAGCTCCCCAAGACCTTCCCCGGCGCCGAGCAGGAGGGCGAGCGGCTGCAGAAGGTCCTCGCCCGCGCCGGCATGGGCTCGCGGCGCGCCTGTGAGGAGCTCATCGAGCAGGCCCGCGTCGAGGTCAACGGCGAGATCGTCGTCGAGCAGGGCATGCGCGTCGACCCGGAGAAGGACGAGATCAAGGTGGACGGTCTGACCGTCGCCACCCAGTCGCACCTGTTCTTCGCGCTGAACAAGCCGTCCGGCGTCGTCTCCACCATGGAGGACCCGGACGGCCGCCAGTGCCTCGGCGACTACGTCACCAACCGCGAGACCCGGCTGTTCCACGTCGGCCGGCTCGACACGGAGACCGAGGGCATCATCCTGCTCACCAACCACGGCGAGCTGGCCCACCGCCTCACGCACCCGAAGTACGGCGTGAAGAAGACCTACCTGGCCGCCATCACCGGCCCGCTGCCCCGCGAGGTCGGCCGGCGCCTCAAGGACGGCATCCAGCTGGAGGACGGCTACGCGCGCGCCGACCACTTCCGCGTCGTCGAGCAGACCGGCAAGAACTACCTGGTCGAGGTCACCCTCCACGAGGGCCGCAAGCACATCGTGCGCCGGATGCTCGCCGAGGCGGGCTTCCCGGTCGAGAAGCTGGTCCGCACCGCCTTCGGCCCGATCGCCCTGGGCGACCAGAAGTCGGGTTGGCTGCGCCGCCTGACCAACACGGAGGTCGGCATGCTGATGAAGGAAGTCGGCATGTAA